The Ipomoea triloba cultivar NCNSP0323 chromosome 4, ASM357664v1 DNA segment ttttttatgaatcggtgacatattatataaatctaatactaaattaaagaatatatatatatatatatatatatatatatatatatatatattgtgaattggtaacatattatatgaatctaatacaaaattaaagaatatatattctttctcaACTAGTAATTAGAGTGcgcatttattatttatatattatattatatactaaaCAAGTAGATTTCAataaaactttatttaaaatagtgggcgaaaattatatatgtttatttatttttaaatatttgttcataaaaaaaatattctaaagtattttaaaaaacttttacaACAAAATCAGTactttctttatattttatatgtcatgtttattattcatccgtcaaaataattttttaatttaattttttgtgtttaatagtaattttgatgtaatttctaaatatataaattttatataccaatattaaacttaatattataaaaattaaattaaaaataattccaatCAAACATTGTTAATGAAACTAGACATTTAAAGTGAGACATatgcaatattttaaaaaaaaaagtagaaataaACTCAAAAGGGCAGCTTCCTCAGTGGCCAGCTCATGTGCCTCTCGGAGGGAGCGTAATTAATCAGGTGGACCCAAATAGTTAAACGGCTCTCGGAGCGAGAGCCTAATTAATCGGTGGACCTAGATAGTTAAACTCAAAGGGGCAATTTCCTCTATGGCCAGCTCATGTGCCTCTCGGAGGGAGCGTAATAAATCAGGTGGACCTAGATAATTCAGAGCAAGCGTAATTATTCATGTGGACCCAGATAGTTAAACGATTCTCGGTGCGAGAGCGTAATTAATAAGGTGGACCCAGATAGTTAAACGGCTCTCGGTGCGAGAGCTTAATTAATCAGGTGGACCCAGATAATTAAACGGATGGAGAAATTCACGAAATACTGgtgaatgtatataatataaaaagaaaagtagaaatatattttgtaagatATTGACAATCTTTCCTGAGACGGAGAAgattaaaataatcataaaaatcattattaaaaaaaaaagtagtgaaTAGTGATGACTGATGAGATGAGGCCTTTACAAAAAACTCTGCACCAAACTCAAGCCATGTCTTCAATCTTATATAACCACTAGatagatacatatacatacaaacacCATAATATGTgcgcatatacatatatagcatagtatttattattgtatattgtatggagcaaaaaatatatatatagataatcaATTCTCTTTCATCTTTAACTTCTTTCTATAGATGCCCAAACATCTCTCTGGTGTTTTTTCTGGAATTTCTGGGTACTGGGTACTATCTGCACACGTTAAAGTTCAGATAAGTGAGTTTTTGGGTATTTGTGTGTTTGGGTgtctgatttttatttatttatttatttttttggtttcatGTATGCATTTATTAGCTGAGTAttgaagaaggagaagagaaaattaaTCTGggttgtggtcaagtggcaaaACCCATGTCAGTTCATAGCTCAGCTGCTTCTTGGAAGCCCGTTGATGTGGTCTCCGACCAGTTTCCGGTGGGTCTCCGGGTGCTTGTTGTGGATGATGACCCCACTTGTCTCAGGATCTTAGAGAAGATGCTAAGAAATTGCCACTATGAAGGTATCCAATCTTCATTTCACGCGTACAGTACAGTTGTATATATGAAGATTATGATTATCACTATCATTATTATTCTGTCTGAAGCTAAATGTTTGGTTTGATTTTATCTTTGATGATTGAAACTTTCGAATCTGTATATGGTTGTGTGAGAAATTGGTTGCAGAGATTAGAAATCTGGGGTAATTTAGAGGAATTAGGAATGGGATCAAATCATGGAGATCGATTTGACtgttatatatatcatttaacAACTAATTCAGGGTTCAATTGTTTGGGAGTCTCTTTTCTTTGTGTATTGAAGCTGAAATGGGAAATTGATGTCACTTTAGATCTTGTATATACAAAACCCCTTGGTGTTTTTGAAGTTCCCAAGCTTATTCAATTTCAATTCTGTGAGAAGTTCAACATATTGggtgttgggcagaggccggcAAAGGGCCAAGTCTAGTACCCTGCCCTCTTGAGAATGTGATGGTTTTCtataaagttgcgccttcacTACTAGCTaaagcttttggcgtagtggtaagggCTTGATCCTGATATTGGGGTTTTGAAACTCCATTGGTTAGAGAAGATTTTGTTTGGAGTGGTATGCCTTTGGAGATGAGAAATTGTGATCTTGTTGGTTTTTGGATCTTGTAAttgaagtttttcttttttatgttctttttctttcagtAACTACATGCAATATGGCGGAGGTTGCATTATCTCTGCTCCGGGAAAATAAAAATGGCTTTGATATTGTTCTAAGCGATGTACACATGCCGGACATGGATGGTTTCAAGCTTCTTGAGTGCATTGGACTTGAGATGGATCTGCCTGTCATTAGTAAGTAAACTGTCTGTGTTATTAGTTTCAGATTCCACCAACACTAAGACTAAGAATTAGTTAGTTTGGGCTTGCATGGGCTTAGCTCACTTAGTAGgcagtatttgggagaagagactAATAGTGTGAGGATTATGCCCAAAGTGGGCAAATCCCTTGTGTGCACCGGCATTTGACCCTGACTGTTGAGTCAGTGAGTTACCGTGAATCCGTGATTAACATGTCGTTCTGTAATGTGGCAGTGATGTCAGCAGATGATAGTAAGAATGTCGTGATGAAGGGTGTTACGCATGGTGCGTATGATTATCTGATAAAACCAGTCCGGATTGAAGCGCTGAAGAACATATGGCAGCATGTCGTTCGCAAAAGGAAGCAGGAGATGAAGGACAAGGATATTGAACAATCGGGAAGTGTGGAAGAGGGAGACCGACAGCAAAAACCATCTGAAGATGTCGATTACTCATCTTCGGCAAATGAAGGGAATTGGAAATGCTTGAAGAAAAGGAAGGACGAGGAAGATGAAGGCGAAGAGAGGGATGAGACATCTGCACTGAAGAAGCCACGTGTGGTTTGGTCGGTGGAGCTCCATCAACAATTTGTAGCAGCTGTTAATCAATTGGGAATCGACAGTATGTATCATGCTTTGGTTTATATGTTTAGCCTATACTAGCTTCTATCTTGTTTCACACGTGTTTTCCCCGTCCTTTTGTTACAATTTACTCTCTTTTTTCCCATATCCCTCTCTAGTTAACACAGTTTATATGTTTAGCTTTCTATCCACTATATATGCCATAATATTTCTTGGATTTCTCTGAATCAATTCCCTCGTCCTCCTATTCATGCAGAGGCTGTTCCAAAGAAAATTCTGGAATTGATGAATGTACCTGGGCTTACTAGAGAAAATGTTGCAAGCCACCTGCAGGTCAGgaagttttctttttatactttTAAGTTTTAGCAGTGCAAGAGTCTGCATGAAGTTGCGACCTGGCTCTGATATCACTTGTCAGATCAAGTGCTTACCAtcatgccaaaagctatagctagtgcCTAGTAGCGAAGGcaataactttatttccttatagactACCATCACATTTTGCAGAGGTAGGGttctggacttggcccttcagtgGCTTCTGCCCAACAATCTGCCTAGCCACCAATTGATGGACTTGGCCATTTactggcctctgcccaacacaTTTTTGCAACACATAGTTGCTTGAAAgctttccattattattattattatttttttgaaaagcaCTCATGTTTCGAACATTGGTAGCAGAAATATCGCCTTTATCTAAGGAGGCTGAGTGGTGTGTCACAGCATCAAAGTGGACTGAACAGCTCTTTCATGGGGCCACCCGACACAACCTTTGGGACGATGTCTTCGCTTAATGGACTCGATTTTCAAACCCTAGCGGCCACGGGCCAAATTTCAGCTCAGAGTCTTGCTTCACTCCAGGCAGCAGCACTTGGCAGGTCAGCTACAAAACCAGCAATATCAATGCCCCTAGTAGATCAAAGAAACCTGTTTAGCTTTGAAAACCCAAAGTTCAGATTTGTTGAAGGCCAGCAGCCACTGAACAATAATAGTAAACAAATTGGTTTGCTTCATGGAATCCCTACGACTATGGAGCCAAAGCAGCTCGCAAACCTGAACCAATCTTCACAGACTTTCGGGAGTCGGGGTATGCAACCTCGGGGTATGCAACCTCGGGCGCACCAGAACAACTCCTTACTAATGCAGATGGGGCCACCCCAGTCACAGGCTCACATGTTAAATGAACCTAATGGTACTCAAGTTTCGAGGGTGACACAGCCCATATTATCTAATGGGATGCCTAGTGAGCTATTGGCACGGAATGGTATTGTTGACAATTCACGTGGTGCCATATACCAACCCGTGTCCCAGGCCCAACCACTGGTAGATTTCTCGGTGAATCAGAATACAGAGATGCAGGGCAATAGTTTCATAAGTGGCAACTCGGGAATGTCATGTCTAGCATCTAAAAGGATAGAAGTTAACTCTGATGTCAAAAGACCAATTGGCGGCTTTGCTCCTCCCAGTTATGATATATTCAATGACCTCCAACAGCATAAAGCACAAGATGACTGGGGCATGGGAGCAGTTTTCGAGGCCTCTCGTCTCCCAAATGCACAAGGAACCCTAGATGCGTCACAATCGGTGATGGTTCAGCAAGGGTTTTCTTCAAGCCAGAACAGTGGACAAAATGGGGGCATGTCTATTGGCAAAGCTGTGTTTCCAAGTGGGCAAGAAAGCGGGAACCCAATGGTTGGTCCACAATTGAACTCACTGCTCAGTGGCAATTCGATAACAATCAAAGCTGAAAGACTCCCTGATGCAAGCTATCAGAACACACTTTTCTCCGACCAGCATGGCCAGGACGACCTCATGAGTGCACTTCTCAAACAGGTaaattttcatttcatattCTAGCTTGCATAACTATTGCATTTAGCTGACGGGCTGCTTGCTTGTACAGCAAGAAAGCGTAGGACCAGTTGAAAACGAGTTCAGCTTCGATGGATTTCAATTGGGCAATCTTCCAGTCTAAGGGCATTCCCGCTGTAGCTTGCTGTACATAGTCGCTCCTCGCTCGTTCATCCAAACTTTTAACCTAATTGCTCAAACAAGTGATGGGAGGGAGATTCTGTTGCTGCATCTACCGCGTGATTGCCCTGTTGGTATGTTAATGTTGGATTCGAGGCCGATAAATTGTAGGTGGATGGGTGGTGTGTACTATACTGCTGCATGATATGCAAAGGCATATATACATGCTTGCAAAGCAACAATTTTTGACTGCTGTAGGTAGGTGACTGACTGCCTTGCATGATAAAAGATTAAAAGGATCTGAGACTTACCAATTCAAGAACACCATAAAAACTCAACTTTAATAACGTGatgttattagtattattattattattattgttattactttCTTGGATTTGGTCTTCTCATGTACAGATTCTATTTGATTGCTCCAGCCAGATATATTGCTTCCCCAATTTTAGTTGCCACCCTCAACATTCTTCTTGTTTCTTAATTAATGCCTTTATGACTTGTTCAACTAAGCTATTTGTGTTTATTATTGCTCAAAATATCATGCTTTACTACTTTATAGACCTTGTATGCTATGTATAAAGATAGATAAagatagagttaatttcatttttggttttagatttataggtcgtaatatatttttacaacatgtttggttcacggaataaaTTTTGAGCTAATAGGAATGCTAtttcataaggaatggaataggcaaggaatagaatactaattgtattctattgtttggtttgcGGGAGGAATtgattttaggaattatattaccgTGTTtagttggtttaaggaatagaaatgaaatctgttttaaaaaacataagtacctttataaaatatgtaataataataataatctaattaCATAGAGTTTATATCCACATCGTATAACCTATGGGTTTGTTTGGTAATCAGCGACTAGCAGATTGTGTTAGAGGTTATTAGATAGggaattgtattagcgggtttaATCAGTGACTTGTACTAGTggtttgtaaaaaaaaagtttgataaaattaattgtttaggTTAGccgttaacatgtaaaatgatatataagaacatttatgttattaatattattattattatgtaataataaaataaaacttataataatataataatacaaaacaaaattatatataaaatattttttttttaaaaaaaaaacacaaatacaaGTTTTTGATCCTATATTGGTAACTCAAGAAGAGGAGCTCATTTGaactcctctatataagagaagcattgcttctcttttgaaattaacaaaagAGTCATAAACTTTCATTTAAGGAGTCTTAATTGTTCTtagttacaaattttattttttaaaaataatataggggcgttttggggaaggaagatctttccccaaaacaccttgaggtaaaattaaaaataacaacttTAGACTAATCCTGAGAACTCAGCAATACCCTAATACCTAGGGACTAGGAATCTCTATTCCTCTTGTAAGAGGAATAGGTCATTCTCAGGAACATTGTTCCAACTATGGAATAtgcctattactgggaatgctatttCATTCTAGGCATATTCTGCGAACCAAACGTGCCATTAGTCCTGTTTCAAAACActcatttttggtcttagtattattgtggcatgatcattttcggtcatctgtcaacaaaattattgaaatgtcaTAGTATAAGgatattttttatcttttttttttttttatacaaagtgggttaattttttattttttacgaAAGTTAAACCATTTTGTGATgaaagacaaaaaatgatcatgccacaatagtACTAAGACTAAAAGGGGATGCTTTGaataaaaaggactaaaagtgaattgacaCATTTACATATAAatgtaggactaaaaatgaaattaactctataaagataatattaattacttgtATTTACTACTAGAGTGACTCTcttgtgagaccatctcacggagATTGGTCATGTTAatatggaaatgtaatactaatatgaaaaatgtaatattaacaaGGAATAAAGTGTCTTTTAAAGGAAAGTGcaatacttttgaataaaaatgtaaaacttttagggtgtgtttggaaactcggAAAATGAATTCCGGGAATCATTTTTCgaatttttaatgtttggtaGCTTccagaaaatgtggtcaacgaaaaatgttttccggaGGAAACTGGAAACAAGAGAATTCCACTGCTCTGGTTTTCGGCCGAAACTAGTCCGTCAGGACCTcattcctctctttttttttaatactttttaaaaataaatataattattttatatattattattttttttatatttttaaaaaacaattaaaatgtaaaagtatataattttatagattttctagaaaatgaatcaAACGCAGTTTTATGTTGTGCAGCCAAACACcgaaaaggaaaatgttttctggaaagtAATTGATAttctagaaaacatttttcagaagttatTTTCTTACTTTCTAAATGCACGcttaaatcaaaatgtataagtattatattttcttttatattacactttttctttataagtaacaaatatttgtttctaattagtattacattttctagtataagtattagggataagggtcaaataggtcctTCAACTATAGGCCAAAGTGCAATTAGCCCCTAAACTAACAATAGTTCCAATTAGACCCTCCATCTCTTCATTTCTATGCAATCAAGGTAATTAACAGGTTACATCTAAGTTGCAggtaaatttctttttaatttaatttaaaaagttaattaaaataataaatatatttttaattcaaataaaataataaaattttcttaaaaaaaagaaaaacctaCGGCCGACGACCTCTTATTCGTCTCTgataaataagccaaaattggctgataggctgattatttaccaaacagggcctataagCGCATCCGCTATGGTTCCGACCGCAAGGTACGACGCCGTCAGGCGCGAGCGCCGCCTACACCAATATGTTCACAACCTTCACACTCGCCATGGCGCACCACCAGTCACCGATCAATCCAGCAACGAAGACGTCCCTTGTGTGTAGAGATTGCAAAATGGATCTAGGGTAGGGTTTGAGAATTGTGGAGAATTTACAGTGCAGGACAATAGATCGAGGCTGGactccatttttaattttatttaaaaatcaattttacctgctattaccATGTGTTTACATGCAAATTGagttaattgcacaaatttaagAAGTTATAGGCTTAATTGTATAAGAGTGAAGAGATGAAGGGTCTAATTGGAGCTTTTGTTAGTTTATGGGGCTAATTGCATTTTCACTTGTAATTTAAGGACTTATTTGACCTTTATCCCTAAGTAGTATATTTTTATCTTGACTCGATTTAtcttacacaaatttttgttttagttcacttagagcaacctcaattgtttgatttttgtcaagTACATGTAGGGAAAGAGggataaaggaaaaaaaaaaaaaaagctaaaaaaaaaaactgttattTATGCATTCCACGTACCAACTAAGCACAAAAAGTGTGCTCAACGTGCACCTacaagttttgttttttaatttcttatcaATTAATGGGACTCACaactattaggactctctgagtttgagtcacgttaggattagctatcctactctacctgagactccccttgtatatatatctcctattcctcatcattgtaattgttcaattgaatcaatacaatattcagttctcatctggtatcagctagcctaggtttattttccaatggctgacCGCTCTATTAATTCTTCCGAACagaccgtttctgatgcagctatNGAACagaccgtttctgatgcagctatttcttctgcggtttcttcagcagccgcttctctgtctgctgcgcatcactatgttagcattaagctaacgaacaagactttcttgttttggaggacgcatgttattccgtttcttcgtgggcacgacctcatgggtttcgttgatggcacgaactcttgccctaatcgttttcttcccgtttctgaaggctcctccgctgctgctgctctacccaacccgctgcatgctccatgggtgcgccaagatcaggcggtccttagcatgttaatctcttcactttcgtcggaagttatgtacctcgcaattggttgcactacgtcgcgtgatctctggttggcgcttgagtaggctctcgcttcttccaatcaagctcggattatgcatattcttggacagctgcaaacaatacgccaaggtgatgcctccgccgtcgactacattgctcgtgcgcaagttatggtggaagatctagctcttgctggccgtgcggttcctttggaggatcagaatatgtatattttcagaggtttacgtccagaatatcactctgtcgtagcccctttgaatgttcgaggtcagccggtgcgtcttcccgaactcgccgatctccttggctcgcatgagttcgctaccggtgatagctatggcagtgttccagcccctgcagctgcggcttttgttggccagcgtggtagtggaggtcggtcgcggtcttggcgtggcggatcgaatcgccgcggtgggaatcagtcacgtggcggtgctgttttcgccgaccagcagcagcagcagggcggtggtgtgcagcgtggacgtggctcgcatggcggtggcaggtcacgtgggcgacgtggtggtaattggtagcctcaatgccaattatgtggcaattatggccatcttgcaccagcctgtttttctttaattggccgtggactccaagctcatttaacatatgctgaggatgcgtcgaatcttgtgtctgactcgcatctttggattccagacactggggcgacaaatcacgcgacccctgatattgctgcgctctctacatctgaagagtacactggtggtgatgctcttcgagttggtgatggtactggtttgcttattagtcatactggtcatgcttctttttctaccccgtctaaagtatttaggatgtttgatattttacatgttcctggtttgtcttcctctcttttatctatgcaacgctttgcaaaagataataaagtcttttttgagtttcatccatccttttttgttgtgaaggatatagcaaccaaggcaattcttcttcgcggcaatagttgcggtgggctctacacgctgcccattccgaaaaacagtccccgtgcgtttatctcgtcccgtgcttcctcttccgtatggcatgatcgtttgggacatcctcatcaacgagtcttagatcgtattcttcctttttgttctgttagtggttctagtcgcaataataGGAtaatactgatatttggggagtCTGCTCGTTTCCCTTTACCACGTatagactctgttagttcgaatattcttgatttgatttatactgatatttggggaccagctcctg contains these protein-coding regions:
- the LOC116016538 gene encoding two-component response regulator ARR2-like; translation: MSVHSSAASWKPVDVVSDQFPVGLRVLVVDDDPTCLRILEKMLRNCHYEVTTCNMAEVALSLLRENKNGFDIVLSDVHMPDMDGFKLLECIGLEMDLPVIMMSADDSKNVVMKGVTHGAYDYLIKPVRIEALKNIWQHVVRKRKQEMKDKDIEQSGSVEEGDRQQKPSEDVDYSSSANEGNWKCLKKRKDEEDEGEERDETSALKKPRVVWSVELHQQFVAAVNQLGIDKAVPKKILELMNVPGLTRENVASHLQKYRLYLRRLSGVSQHQSGLNSSFMGPPDTTFGTMSSLNGLDFQTLAATGQISAQSLASLQAAALGRSATKPAISMPLVDQRNLFSFENPKFRFVEGQQPLNNNSKQIGLLHGIPTTMEPKQLANLNQSSQTFGSRGMQPRGMQPRAHQNNSLLMQMGPPQSQAHMLNEPNGTQVSRVTQPILSNGMPSELLARNGIVDNSRGAIYQPVSQAQPLVDFSVNQNTEMQGNSFISGNSGMSCLASKRIEVNSDVKRPIGGFAPPSYDIFNDLQQHKAQDDWGMGAVFEASRLPNAQGTLDASQSVMVQQGFSSSQNSGQNGGMSIGKAVFPSGQESGNPMVGPQLNSLLSGNSITIKAERLPDASYQNTLFSDQHGQDDLMSALLKQQESVGPVENEFSFDGFQLGNLPV